A DNA window from Thermodesulfovibrionales bacterium contains the following coding sequences:
- a CDS encoding DUF294 nucleotidyltransferase-like domain-containing protein: MLIEEIIKFLKDVPPFQFLQEEELKGIALHLSLEFYPKGTLILKQGSLNTEGLRIIKKGAVKVFITGPSGEEITVDYRGEGDNFGLWSIVSNEGQKTNVIATEDTICYLLPKEKVLQLLDRNAIFTEYFLKSHLSRYLDKTLKEIQKKSLSLTPPDRALFTTRIEDIASKNVITVNQNITIREAAEIMAKNKISSVVIVDEKNLPVGIVTDRDLREKVVARARDVNEPISNIMSLPLIRVDANDYCYEAILKMIRHRIHHLLVIKNGELNGILTNHDLLLLQGTSPLALAQEIQSQQTIEGLASLSKKIPRLVGLLLKEGARASNITKITSEINDSLVKRVLELSEKRFGKPPLPYCWIAYGSEGRKEQTFKTDQDNAIIYADPSDEKEAKEAKEYFNTFSEYVISSLVECGFPLCPGNYMANNPKWRQPISVWKKYFSDWITTPTAQAILSSVILFDFRPVHGELTLGEKLREHLLETLRNQDIFLVHMARLTVNVKPPIGFFKTFIVEKSGEHKNELNLKFKCIAPLLNIVRLFSLEKRIPETSTLERIKKLKEIHDTVKQYGDELEHAFEFLMLLRIEHQLQQLESGQKPDNYINPNTLSNLEKKTLKDVCRLISDIQDFIEQRYMLGRIM; encoded by the coding sequence ATGCTTATTGAAGAAATTATTAAATTTCTAAAGGATGTACCACCCTTTCAGTTCCTCCAGGAAGAGGAACTGAAAGGAATTGCTCTCCATCTTAGCCTTGAATTCTATCCTAAAGGTACTCTCATACTCAAACAGGGAAGTCTGAACACAGAGGGTCTCAGGATAATAAAAAAGGGTGCTGTTAAGGTCTTTATTACAGGCCCATCAGGAGAAGAGATAACAGTTGATTATCGTGGCGAGGGTGATAACTTCGGCCTGTGGTCAATTGTGTCAAATGAAGGACAGAAGACCAATGTAATTGCTACAGAGGATACTATCTGTTATCTATTGCCAAAGGAGAAGGTTCTTCAATTACTTGACAGGAATGCAATTTTTACAGAATATTTTTTAAAATCACACCTTTCAAGATATCTTGACAAAACACTCAAAGAAATACAGAAAAAGAGTCTTTCTCTCACACCACCTGATAGAGCCCTTTTCACAACCAGGATAGAGGATATTGCCTCAAAAAATGTTATTACCGTTAATCAGAATATAACGATAAGAGAAGCTGCAGAAATTATGGCAAAAAACAAAATAAGTTCGGTGGTTATTGTGGATGAAAAAAATTTACCTGTTGGTATTGTGACTGATAGAGATCTCAGAGAAAAGGTTGTTGCCAGGGCGAGGGATGTGAACGAACCCATATCGAATATAATGAGCCTTCCCCTCATAAGGGTGGATGCAAATGATTACTGCTATGAAGCAATACTGAAGATGATAAGGCACAGGATTCATCATCTGCTTGTAATAAAAAATGGTGAGCTTAATGGAATACTTACAAATCACGACCTCCTCTTGCTGCAGGGCACATCACCTCTGGCACTGGCTCAGGAAATACAGAGTCAGCAGACCATTGAAGGTCTCGCATCTCTATCAAAGAAAATACCAAGACTGGTAGGCCTGTTACTTAAAGAAGGTGCACGGGCAAGCAACATAACAAAAATAACCTCTGAAATAAACGACAGCCTTGTAAAGAGGGTTCTTGAGCTTTCAGAAAAGCGATTCGGCAAGCCTCCTCTTCCCTACTGCTGGATTGCCTATGGAAGTGAGGGTAGAAAGGAACAGACCTTCAAAACAGACCAGGACAATGCCATAATATATGCTGATCCTTCAGATGAAAAAGAGGCAAAAGAGGCAAAGGAGTATTTTAATACCTTTTCTGAATATGTTATTTCCTCACTTGTTGAGTGTGGCTTTCCCCTCTGCCCCGGAAATTATATGGCTAATAATCCGAAATGGAGACAGCCGATCAGTGTGTGGAAAAAATATTTTTCCGACTGGATCACCACTCCTACAGCCCAGGCAATACTTTCCTCTGTAATCCTCTTTGATTTCAGACCTGTTCATGGAGAACTTACACTTGGAGAAAAGCTGAGGGAACATTTACTTGAGACTCTCAGAAATCAGGACATATTCCTGGTGCATATGGCTCGCCTTACTGTAAATGTTAAACCTCCTATAGGATTTTTCAAGACCTTTATTGTGGAGAAAAGTGGAGAGCATAAAAATGAATTAAACCTTAAGTTTAAATGCATAGCACCCTTGCTCAATATAGTGAGACTCTTCAGCCTGGAAAAAAGAATCCCCGAAACATCAACACTTGAAAGAATTAAAAAATTGAAGGAAATTCATGATACAGTAAAACAATATGGAGATGAATTAGAGCACGCCTTTGAATTCTTAATGCTTTTAAGAATAGAACATCAATTACAGCAGTTAGAATCAGGTCAAAAGCCAGACAACTATATAAACCCTAATACACTCAGCAATCTTGAAAAAAAGACCCTGAAGGATGTTTGCAGGCTAATATCAGATATCCAGGATTTTATAGAGCAGAGATACATGCTTGGAAGGATAATGTAA
- a CDS encoding sigma-54 dependent transcriptional regulator has translation MNERLLIIEDEETLAASLKRVLTKEGYSVDLAPDAESGLEMIEKNSYDLIITDIILPGINGIELLKKVKEKEPAQIVIIITAYASLETAVEALRAGAYDYVIKPIIHEEIKQIVRNALRQKALQRENILLRREIEKHYDFSHIIGESPAIKKIIEEVKKIAKAKSNVLLLGETGTGKELIARAIHFSSSRAERPFIPINCSAIPENLLESEFFGHVRGAFTGAVSSKRGLFEEANGGTVFLDEIGELSPGLQAKLLRVLEDQEIRPIGSNQSVKVDIRFISATNRDLLQLVKEGRFREDLYYRINVITIQLPPLRERGNDIELLLNYFVEKYSREHGKNLVKIDRDVIEILKAYNWPGNIRELQNIIERAVLVSDNGVIKKEHLPENLLHKKEKSFTEQALTDKLSIEDYTKAFIMKYQNEYTEQQLADMLGITRKSLWEKRKRWGIQRK, from the coding sequence ATGAACGAAAGACTCCTCATAATAGAAGACGAAGAGACTCTGGCAGCATCCCTTAAAAGGGTTCTCACAAAGGAAGGTTATTCTGTGGACCTTGCTCCCGATGCAGAGTCAGGTCTCGAGATGATAGAAAAGAATTCTTATGACCTGATTATCACGGATATAATACTTCCCGGCATTAATGGAATTGAGCTCTTAAAAAAAGTAAAAGAAAAAGAGCCTGCCCAGATTGTTATTATCATCACAGCCTATGCCTCTCTTGAAACCGCTGTTGAGGCCCTCAGGGCAGGTGCTTATGATTATGTAATAAAACCCATAATCCATGAGGAGATAAAACAGATCGTCAGAAATGCCCTGAGACAGAAGGCTCTCCAGCGAGAAAATATTCTTCTCAGGCGGGAGATAGAGAAACATTATGACTTCAGCCACATAATTGGAGAGAGTCCGGCAATCAAAAAGATTATAGAAGAAGTCAAAAAGATTGCAAAGGCAAAAAGCAATGTGCTACTCCTTGGAGAGACAGGAACAGGTAAGGAACTCATAGCAAGGGCAATACATTTCAGCAGCAGCAGGGCAGAAAGGCCCTTCATTCCTATAAACTGTAGTGCAATACCCGAGAACCTCCTTGAATCAGAATTCTTCGGTCATGTAAGAGGAGCATTTACAGGTGCCGTGAGTTCAAAGAGGGGCCTTTTTGAAGAGGCAAATGGTGGCACAGTATTTCTTGATGAGATAGGAGAATTGAGCCCCGGACTTCAGGCAAAGCTTCTGAGAGTTCTTGAAGATCAGGAGATAAGACCTATTGGTAGCAATCAATCTGTAAAGGTAGATATAAGGTTTATATCGGCAACAAACAGAGATCTCTTACAGCTTGTAAAGGAAGGAAGGTTCAGGGAAGACCTTTATTACAGAATAAATGTTATCACCATCCAGCTTCCTCCTTTAAGAGAAAGGGGCAATGACATAGAGCTCCTTCTTAATTATTTTGTAGAAAAATACTCAAGAGAGCATGGAAAGAATCTGGTAAAGATTGATAGAGATGTTATTGAAATCCTGAAAGCCTATAACTGGCCTGGTAATATAAGAGAACTTCAGAATATAATAGAAAGGGCAGTACTGGTATCGGACAACGGTGTTATAAAAAAGGAACATCTACCAGAGAACCTTCTACATAAAAAAGAAAAATCTTTTACTGAACAGGCACTCACAGATAAGCTCTCTATAGAGGATTACACAAAGGCATTTATAATGAAATACCAGAATGAATACACAGAGCAACAGCTTGCAGATATGCTTGGAATAACAAGGAAATCTCTCTGGGAAAAAAGAAAGCGCTGGGGAATTCAGAGAAAATAG
- a CDS encoding ATP-binding protein gives MFSAANLFVIVFFYLILLFILAYYAEKKEGTGKSIVNNPYIYSLSLAVYCTSWTFYGSVGKAATSGLSFITTYTGPTLMAALWPVLLIKVIRLAKTHRITTISDFISSRYGKSLFLSGLVTVVAVVGITPYIGLQIKAIISTFSIISGETKASTFAGLIFTGMLGVFAIIFGARRLDSSERHGGLVFAIAFESMIKLIAFIFVGLFVTYGLFDGIGDILRKIEETEHAVLLYLGRTDTDYSEWFALTFLSMMAIMLLPRQFQMAVVENYSESHVKTASWLFPLYLFLINIFVIPTALGGLLLGGDPIGADYFVLSIPLEQGNKYLSLFVFLGGFSAATGMVIVEALALSTMVMNSLVMPAVIRFHEAEGFARMVLNIKRIVIMIIVFLGYLFAISIGEFYSLVDIGLKSFEAVTLFAPAFFLGLYWKRATKIGAIAGITGGFIIWFYTLIIPALLRAGLIMPDGLIGKLIHSAIFNPHALFGIEGLGKWGHSLLWSMLINLLLFTGVSVFTRQSRDEELQALVFVESYEKPGELGYGGPYSVESIENILSRYLGKEGAERAIEEFLLEKKKNKEELNERELLELRNHAERVLSGAIGPSIASIIFENKHILTEKERAELSESIKNITESLRLSKQELTEALKELSYLKEFSENIIESAPVGIITIDSSLNVKYWNREMESLTGIPRKRAINTSLTELIPWLKIEEFNKSMAAEKVIESPLHQTFRINISPFKDPSGGHVIIFEDITEKKRMEEQLLQTSKLASIGKLTAGISHEIGNPLASISSLVQELLTDKPDEKFIEEALITIKSHIERIAKIVRSLSDFARISSSEKKISSLEEILQRTVNLVKYDKRFKNIKLNIDTEQVPDLFLNPDQIQQVFLNLFLNSMDAMPDGGTINISIKKKGPYVEISFSDSGTGIDDSIIDRVFDPFFTTKPSGKGTGLGLSICYGIIKDHNGSISVRSKKGKGTTFLIRLPLHSV, from the coding sequence ATGTTTTCGGCTGCAAATCTCTTTGTAATAGTCTTCTTCTATCTCATACTCCTTTTCATACTTGCCTATTATGCTGAAAAAAAGGAAGGCACAGGAAAGAGCATTGTAAATAATCCTTATATCTATTCTCTATCCCTTGCTGTTTACTGTACTTCCTGGACATTTTATGGTAGTGTTGGAAAGGCTGCAACCTCAGGACTTTCTTTTATAACAACATACACAGGCCCAACCCTCATGGCAGCACTATGGCCCGTGCTGTTAATTAAGGTTATAAGACTAGCAAAAACCCACAGGATAACAACTATATCTGACTTCATAAGTTCCAGATACGGAAAATCCCTCTTTCTGTCAGGTCTTGTTACTGTAGTAGCAGTTGTGGGTATAACACCCTATATTGGACTACAGATAAAGGCTATCATAAGCACCTTCAGTATAATCTCTGGCGAGACAAAGGCAAGTACCTTTGCCGGTTTGATATTCACAGGAATGCTGGGTGTCTTTGCCATTATATTTGGTGCAAGAAGACTGGATTCCTCTGAAAGGCATGGTGGCCTTGTCTTTGCTATTGCCTTTGAATCAATGATAAAACTCATAGCCTTTATCTTTGTTGGACTCTTTGTAACCTATGGACTCTTTGATGGTATTGGAGACATATTAAGAAAAATTGAAGAGACCGAACATGCTGTCCTACTCTATCTCGGCCGGACTGATACCGATTATTCTGAATGGTTTGCCCTGACATTTCTTTCAATGATGGCAATAATGCTGCTTCCAAGACAGTTCCAGATGGCTGTTGTTGAAAACTACAGTGAATCCCATGTAAAGACAGCCTCCTGGCTTTTTCCCTTATATTTATTTCTGATAAATATATTTGTCATACCCACAGCCCTGGGTGGCCTTCTTCTTGGAGGAGATCCTATCGGAGCAGACTATTTTGTCCTGTCCATCCCTCTTGAACAGGGTAATAAGTACCTTTCCCTCTTTGTCTTTCTCGGAGGCTTTTCTGCAGCAACAGGTATGGTCATAGTTGAAGCCCTTGCCCTGAGTACCATGGTTATGAACAGTCTTGTAATGCCTGCAGTGATAAGATTCCATGAAGCAGAAGGCTTTGCACGGATGGTGCTTAATATTAAAAGGATCGTGATAATGATAATTGTATTTCTCGGCTATCTCTTTGCCATATCCATCGGTGAATTTTATAGCCTCGTAGACATAGGCCTTAAGTCCTTTGAAGCAGTTACACTCTTTGCACCAGCCTTCTTTCTTGGACTTTACTGGAAAAGGGCAACAAAGATTGGTGCAATTGCAGGTATCACGGGTGGATTTATTATCTGGTTTTATACCCTCATTATACCGGCACTGCTAAGGGCAGGCCTCATAATGCCTGATGGATTAATTGGAAAACTCATACATTCTGCTATCTTCAATCCACATGCACTATTTGGAATAGAAGGATTGGGCAAATGGGGACATTCCCTGCTCTGGAGTATGCTTATTAATCTCCTATTATTTACAGGTGTCTCGGTATTCACCAGACAATCAAGGGATGAGGAGTTACAGGCACTTGTATTTGTTGAGTCCTATGAAAAGCCCGGTGAACTCGGCTATGGAGGACCTTATTCTGTTGAATCCATAGAAAATATTCTTTCAAGATACCTTGGAAAAGAAGGAGCAGAAAGGGCGATTGAGGAATTCCTTCTTGAAAAAAAGAAAAATAAAGAAGAGCTAAATGAGAGGGAACTCCTGGAATTGAGAAATCATGCGGAAAGGGTACTTTCAGGTGCTATAGGGCCTTCTATAGCATCAATAATATTTGAAAATAAACATATACTTACAGAAAAGGAAAGAGCCGAGCTCTCAGAATCAATAAAAAATATTACGGAAAGTCTGAGATTATCAAAACAGGAACTTACCGAGGCACTTAAGGAACTCTCCTATCTCAAGGAATTCAGTGAAAATATTATAGAAAGTGCACCCGTGGGAATTATAACTATTGACAGTTCCCTCAATGTTAAATACTGGAACAGAGAGATGGAGTCGCTCACTGGTATCCCCAGAAAAAGAGCTATAAACACCTCTTTGACTGAACTCATTCCCTGGCTGAAGATTGAGGAGTTCAATAAATCCATGGCAGCAGAAAAGGTCATTGAAAGTCCCTTACACCAGACATTCAGAATAAATATAAGTCCCTTTAAAGACCCTTCAGGCGGTCATGTAATAATATTTGAAGATATAACAGAAAAAAAGAGAATGGAAGAGCAGCTCCTTCAGACATCAAAGCTTGCAAGTATAGGCAAACTCACTGCAGGTATATCCCATGAGATAGGGAATCCCCTTGCCTCCATCTCGTCCTTAGTACAGGAACTTCTTACAGATAAACCAGATGAAAAATTTATAGAAGAAGCCCTGATAACAATAAAAAGCCACATTGAGAGAATCGCAAAGATTGTAAGAAGCCTCAGCGATTTTGCAAGAATATCAAGTTCAGAAAAGAAAATCTCCAGTCTTGAGGAAATACTCCAGAGGACAGTGAATCTTGTAAAATATGATAAAAGATTTAAGAATATTAAGCTTAATATAGATACAGAGCAGGTGCCTGACCTCTTTCTTAATCCTGACCAGATACAGCAGGTCTTCCTGAATCTCTTTCTAAATTCAATGGATGCGATGCCAGATGGTGGCACAATTAATATATCCATAAAGAAAAAGGGACCTTATGTAGAGATATCCTTCAGTGACAGTGGAACCGGCATCGATGATTCAATCATCGACAGAGTATTTGATCCGTTCTTCACAACAAAACCCTCGGGTAAGGGCACAGGACTTGGTCTGAGTATATGCTACGGAATAATAAAGGACCATAATGGTTCCATCTCAGTAAGGAGCAAAAAGGGCAAGGGTACCACCTTCCTTATAAGGCTACCGTTACATTCAGTTTAA
- a CDS encoding HAD-IA family hydrolase, producing MSIKLLIFDLDGTLVDSRVDITNAINHALKDYGIGPYSVKEITSLIGRGITKLIEEIIRPHPGIPLKEVIEKFLKYYEIHIIDNTRPYPHVRETLEELRDYKKAVISNKREYLSKKTLEGLDLLKYFDMVLGSDSTPEKKPSPVPVFTVLETMNIRPDETVIIGDSELDVMTGKSAGIATIAVTYGYRPREMLIDADYIIDSIKDLPELLKRIRYSS from the coding sequence ATGTCTATTAAACTCCTCATATTTGACCTTGATGGAACCCTTGTGGATTCAAGGGTTGATATCACAAATGCAATTAACCATGCCCTGAAGGATTATGGTATTGGTCCTTACAGTGTTAAGGAGATAACATCTCTTATTGGAAGAGGTATAACAAAGCTTATAGAAGAAATTATTAGACCCCATCCAGGTATTCCGCTAAAAGAGGTCATTGAAAAATTCCTTAAGTATTATGAAATCCATATTATTGACAACACAAGACCCTATCCTCATGTAAGGGAGACGCTTGAAGAGCTCCGGGATTACAAAAAGGCTGTTATCTCAAACAAGAGAGAATATCTATCAAAAAAGACCCTTGAAGGACTGGACCTTTTAAAATACTTTGATATGGTCCTTGGAAGTGACAGCACACCTGAGAAAAAACCATCACCTGTACCTGTATTTACTGTACTTGAAACGATGAATATCCGTCCTGATGAAACGGTTATCATTGGCGACAGTGAACTTGATGTAATGACAGGAAAATCTGCTGGCATAGCCACTATTGCGGTAACCTATGGTTACAGACCTAGAGAAATGCTTATTGATGCAGATTATATTATTGATAGCATAAAAGACCTGCCTGAACTTCTAAAAAGAATTCGGTATTCATCTTGA
- the rfbA gene encoding glucose-1-phosphate thymidylyltransferase RfbA: MKGIILAGGSGTRLYPITIGTVKQLLPVYDKPMIYYPLSVLMLAGVREILIISTPGDIDRFKRLFNDGSHLGLNFQYAVQSEPRGIAEALIIGEEFINKDNVWLILGDNIFFGHGLPELLRRVSGYKEGATIFGYYVADPGRYGVVEFDPSGKVISIEEKPEKPRSNYAVTGLYYYDKDAPEIAKTLRPSKRGELEITDLNNEYLKRGRLRVELMGRGFAWLDTGTYDSLLDASEYVRIIEQRQGLKIACIEEIAYRLGYINREQLLRLAEPLKKNSYGRYLLQIAEEE, from the coding sequence ATGAAAGGTATTATCCTTGCCGGTGGAAGTGGCACAAGGCTCTATCCAATAACTATTGGTACGGTAAAACAATTATTACCTGTATATGACAAGCCCATGATCTATTATCCCCTATCCGTTCTCATGCTTGCAGGAGTGAGGGAGATCCTTATAATCTCAACACCCGGGGATATTGATAGATTTAAAAGACTCTTTAATGACGGCAGTCATCTCGGTCTTAATTTTCAGTATGCAGTCCAGTCAGAGCCCAGGGGAATTGCAGAGGCACTTATAATTGGCGAGGAGTTTATTAACAAAGATAATGTGTGGTTGATCCTTGGAGATAATATATTCTTCGGTCACGGTCTTCCAGAGCTATTAAGAAGGGTCTCCGGCTATAAAGAGGGTGCTACAATATTTGGTTATTATGTGGCTGATCCCGGAAGATACGGGGTTGTAGAATTTGACCCTTCGGGTAAGGTTATATCCATTGAAGAAAAACCAGAAAAACCCAGGTCAAATTATGCAGTAACAGGCCTTTATTATTATGATAAAGATGCTCCAGAGATAGCAAAGACACTCAGGCCATCAAAAAGGGGTGAACTTGAAATTACTGATCTTAATAATGAATATCTTAAAAGAGGAAGACTAAGGGTGGAGCTCATGGGAAGGGGTTTTGCCTGGCTTGATACGGGTACTTACGATTCCCTTCTTGATGCCTCAGAATATGTAAGAATTATTGAGCAGAGGCAGGGACTCAAGATTGCCTGCATAGAGGAGATTGCCTACAGACTGGGTTATATAAATAGAGAACAGCTCTTGAGATTAGCAGAGCCCTTAAAGAAAAACTCTTATGGAAGGTATCTCCTTCAGATTGCTGAGGAGGAATAG